Proteins from a single region of Chryseomicrobium sp. FSL W7-1435:
- a CDS encoding AbgT family transporter yields MEAAKKRGLFSKFLDVVEKVGNKLPDPVTLFILFALAILVVSHFAAMAGLAVVNPGTNEEIKAISLLTKTGFQEIMTKMVTNFANFPPLGLVLVTMIGVGLAEGVGLISALLRKVVQAAPKKMITFAIVFAGVLANMAGDAGFIVLPPIAALVFMSVGRHPIAGMAAAYAAVAGGFSANLIVNMLDALLAGFTQTAAEIVNPDIVVNPAMNFYFLFASCFIIVPLAIWVTEKIVEPRLPEYTGPKISMEPLQAVEIKGLKLAGLATLVFLALVAITIVPESGWLRGEDGGIVISPFMSSLVPVIMGLFLFPALAYGFTTRTLRNDKDVANEMGKAMSSMGLYIIIAFFAAQFIAYFNWSNLGIIMAVNGADLLQGIGFKGLPLLIGFILFAAFLNLFIASASAKWAIVGPVFVPMFMLLGYSPAFTQLAYRIGDSITNPITPMFAYFAILLALAKRYDKNLGLGSLISIMLPYSIVFGIAWIVFFAIWYFLGLPLGPGAVIEYPLGGE; encoded by the coding sequence ATGGAAGCTGCAAAAAAGCGAGGATTATTTTCAAAGTTTTTAGATGTTGTCGAAAAGGTCGGAAACAAATTACCGGATCCGGTCACGCTCTTTATTTTATTTGCCTTAGCCATTTTGGTAGTATCTCATTTTGCAGCGATGGCAGGGTTGGCAGTAGTGAATCCAGGGACGAACGAAGAAATAAAAGCTATTAGCCTCTTAACAAAAACGGGCTTCCAAGAAATTATGACTAAGATGGTGACCAACTTTGCAAACTTCCCACCACTTGGGCTTGTTCTCGTGACAATGATTGGTGTTGGACTTGCAGAAGGTGTGGGGTTGATTTCAGCACTTCTACGTAAGGTTGTTCAAGCAGCACCAAAGAAGATGATTACATTTGCTATCGTATTCGCAGGCGTTCTTGCCAATATGGCAGGAGATGCAGGGTTTATCGTGTTACCCCCGATTGCTGCACTCGTCTTTATGAGTGTTGGGCGTCACCCGATCGCAGGGATGGCTGCCGCTTATGCAGCGGTGGCTGGCGGCTTCAGTGCCAACTTGATTGTTAATATGTTAGATGCTTTACTTGCAGGATTTACACAAACAGCTGCGGAGATTGTGAATCCAGATATTGTCGTCAACCCAGCAATGAACTTTTACTTCTTATTTGCTTCTTGTTTCATTATCGTGCCGCTTGCTATTTGGGTGACAGAAAAGATTGTTGAACCACGTCTACCAGAATATACAGGACCAAAAATCTCAATGGAACCGCTACAGGCTGTTGAGATAAAAGGACTAAAACTTGCTGGTTTAGCAACACTTGTTTTCCTTGCATTAGTAGCCATCACAATCGTGCCTGAGAGCGGTTGGTTACGCGGGGAAGATGGAGGAATTGTTATCTCTCCATTCATGAGTTCATTAGTACCCGTCATCATGGGACTGTTTTTGTTCCCAGCACTTGCTTACGGATTTACTACTAGAACTTTACGGAATGATAAGGATGTAGCGAATGAAATGGGAAAAGCGATGAGTTCGATGGGTCTCTACATCATCATTGCGTTTTTTGCAGCACAATTCATTGCCTACTTCAATTGGAGTAACTTAGGGATCATCATGGCCGTCAATGGTGCAGATCTTTTACAAGGTATTGGATTTAAAGGCTTACCATTGTTGATTGGTTTTATCTTGTTCGCAGCTTTCTTGAACTTATTCATTGCCTCTGCATCCGCTAAATGGGCAATTGTGGGACCGGTTTTTGTGCCGATGTTTATGTTGCTCGGTTACAGCCCGGCATTCACACAACTGGCTTATCGCATTGGTGACTCCATTACAAATCCGATTACCCCAATGTTTGCCTACTTTGCCATCTTGCTTGCGCTCGCAAAGCGCTATGACAAAAACTTAGGTCTTGGCTCATTGATTTCAATCATGCTACCGTACTCGATCGTTTTTGGAATCGCCTGGATCGTATTCTTTGCGATTTGGTACTTCTTAGGGCTACCATTAGGTCCAGGAGCAGTCATTGAATACCCACTAGGAGGAGAATAA
- a CDS encoding Zn-dependent hydrolase, whose product MFTYERLVRNLEEVPSFPGIDPQEIAEKLNELMQIGKTPEGGMHRFPYTETETQAKAVFVRWMQELKLQVREDAIGNLYGLYKGQDPTLPVVMTGSHIDSVPNGGAFDGPLGCISSLLAIKAMQQRGVQPKRGIEVVVFVDEEGARFRNGIFGSRVLMGEVSHQDLLRFSDDDGVALVDAMQQAGFTAEDVQKHTRRPEEIHAFLELHIEQGVKLEATSTDIGVVEGIAGPAWLTATYKGNTDHAGNTPMDARKDTVPAAAELILAVEKFPREINNTSVATVGKLHVHPNGSNVIAGETQVTVDVRDIYEEPRAELLARIQEAAYEIAERRGLTVEVEQDVQIPPVLVPEEIQQVIRDAATTCGLSTMPLVSGAGHDAMIMGKYVPSGMVFVPSHNGKSHSPDEWTELSDCVKGVAVMAEALLALAD is encoded by the coding sequence ATGTTTACATACGAACGTTTAGTGCGGAATTTGGAAGAGGTTCCAAGCTTTCCTGGAATTGATCCACAAGAAATTGCAGAAAAATTAAATGAGTTAATGCAAATAGGGAAGACACCGGAAGGCGGGATGCACCGCTTTCCGTATACAGAAACAGAGACACAAGCTAAAGCTGTCTTTGTGCGCTGGATGCAAGAGTTGAAACTGCAAGTGCGAGAAGACGCTATTGGTAATCTATACGGGCTTTATAAAGGGCAGGACCCAACACTCCCTGTAGTCATGACCGGATCGCATATAGACAGCGTTCCAAATGGAGGTGCATTTGATGGGCCTCTTGGCTGCATCAGCAGTCTGCTCGCAATTAAAGCGATGCAACAGCGAGGGGTTCAACCGAAGCGTGGTATTGAAGTCGTCGTATTTGTCGACGAGGAAGGGGCTCGCTTCCGGAATGGAATCTTTGGAAGTCGCGTTCTGATGGGAGAAGTCAGTCATCAAGACTTGCTGCGCTTCTCAGATGACGATGGGGTTGCTCTTGTTGATGCAATGCAACAAGCCGGCTTTACTGCAGAAGATGTACAGAAACATACACGTCGCCCTGAAGAGATCCATGCCTTTTTAGAACTTCATATCGAGCAAGGCGTGAAACTTGAAGCGACAAGCACAGACATTGGGGTTGTCGAAGGCATTGCTGGTCCCGCTTGGTTGACAGCGACATATAAAGGGAATACGGACCACGCCGGAAACACGCCGATGGATGCGCGGAAAGATACAGTTCCAGCAGCTGCAGAACTTATTTTGGCTGTTGAGAAATTCCCGCGTGAAATCAACAACACATCAGTTGCGACTGTTGGAAAACTACATGTGCACCCAAATGGTTCAAATGTAATTGCGGGTGAGACACAAGTGACTGTGGATGTTCGTGATATTTATGAAGAGCCACGTGCAGAACTACTTGCTCGCATTCAAGAAGCTGCTTATGAGATTGCAGAGAGACGCGGCCTGACGGTAGAAGTTGAACAAGATGTTCAGATTCCACCTGTCTTGGTGCCAGAGGAAATTCAACAAGTTATTCGAGATGCTGCCACGACATGTGGGCTTTCTACGATGCCGCTTGTGAGTGGTGCAGGACACGATGCGATGATTATGGGGAAATACGTACCATCTGGTATGGTGTTTGTACCAAGCCATAATGGGAAAAGTCATTCTCCAGACGAGTGGACAGAGCTCTCGGATTGCGTAAAAGGTGTCGCGGTCATGGCAGAAGCACTTTTAGCGCTCGCAGATTGA
- a CDS encoding MFS transporter, translating to MTKDQKKKLAILMLNMFIAVGSFGLILPILPEYLRELGEGGTAAGMIIALFAGAQLIFSPLGGRWTDQYGRRKMIILGLFGLGFSMLLFYLAPSILFVYISRFIGGVGAAFCIPAIFAYVADITTMDQRAKGNSFISASMSLGIVVGPGIGGFLAEYGTKTPLLVSAIVGLAAVVISYFTLQESQPEGDVMTRPQSSLLDDVLQSPRKPYFIPLIIIMVMSFGLIAYETVLGLYVDAAFGATAQEIAWMITATGGVSVIIQLFVVDYLVRRFGEPVLLIVFLSVAALGFFLSLIASSYAMFFGITLLVFLATSLLRPVLTTMISKMAGKEQGLAMGLNNSYMSIGNILGPLLAGTLFDIDMKYPFMLGLVVLLATLLLSINWRRKAKAAL from the coding sequence ATGACAAAAGATCAAAAAAAGAAATTAGCTATTTTAATGTTGAACATGTTCATTGCTGTCGGAAGCTTTGGTTTGATACTTCCGATCTTACCAGAATACCTCCGTGAACTAGGAGAAGGCGGAACTGCCGCAGGTATGATCATTGCCCTATTCGCTGGCGCACAATTGATCTTTTCTCCACTAGGTGGACGTTGGACGGATCAATACGGTCGCCGCAAAATGATAATCCTTGGGTTATTCGGACTTGGCTTTTCCATGTTACTGTTTTACCTTGCGCCAAGTATTTTATTCGTGTACATTTCTCGCTTCATCGGCGGAGTCGGCGCCGCGTTCTGTATTCCAGCCATATTTGCCTACGTGGCTGATATCACAACGATGGACCAACGTGCCAAAGGAAATAGCTTCATTTCCGCTTCGATGTCACTAGGTATTGTTGTGGGACCAGGTATCGGTGGATTCTTAGCTGAATATGGTACAAAGACACCGCTATTGGTGTCGGCAATCGTTGGTTTAGCTGCTGTTGTGATCTCGTATTTCACATTACAAGAAAGCCAGCCAGAAGGCGATGTGATGACACGTCCACAATCTTCCCTATTGGACGATGTTTTACAATCACCTAGAAAACCTTACTTCATTCCACTCATTATCATCATGGTTATGAGCTTTGGATTAATTGCATATGAGACAGTGCTAGGCCTTTACGTGGATGCAGCCTTCGGGGCAACTGCTCAAGAAATTGCCTGGATGATTACTGCTACTGGCGGTGTCAGTGTCATCATTCAATTATTCGTAGTAGATTACTTAGTGCGACGCTTTGGAGAGCCTGTTCTACTAATCGTCTTCTTATCTGTTGCAGCGCTAGGCTTCTTCTTATCTCTTATCGCATCAAGTTATGCCATGTTCTTCGGCATCACTTTACTTGTGTTCTTAGCGACATCCTTGCTTCGTCCAGTGCTAACAACGATGATTTCAAAAATGGCCGGAAAAGAACAAGGACTGGCTATGGGTCTCAACAATTCCTACATGAGTATCGGGAATATCCTAGGACCGTTATTAGCAGGTACACTGTTTGATATCGATATGAAGTATCCGTTTATGTTAGGTCTCGTAGTGTTGCTTGCTACATTACTGTTATCTATTAACTGGAGACGGAAAGCGAAAGCAGCCCTGTAA
- a CDS encoding AEC family transporter, whose amino-acid sequence MSYFALLFFQIIVPILILLGIGALLQIKFAFRVKALSQLVTYCFMPAAVFINLYETVISLPILTQVIGFVLLFIASQMILGSLGARLLKLPRSEAAVFKNSIVLINSGNYGLPVAQLLFVANPVGVAIQVIMVILQNITTYTYGLYNLISTTKSGMAIVKEVLKMPIVLALVLGALMNFLHLPIPAPIRIPLDYIADGFVAVALITLGAQLSTIEVKSLINKTVVLSSFFRLLMGPVVAFGLILALGLEGVIAQSLLIASAFPTSRNSASLALEYDVDANTAAQTVLFSTVVSALTVTVVIYVSTILFR is encoded by the coding sequence ATGTCATACTTTGCATTGTTGTTTTTTCAGATTATCGTCCCCATCCTTATCTTGCTTGGGATAGGTGCGCTACTACAAATCAAATTTGCGTTTCGCGTGAAGGCTTTGTCACAGCTCGTGACCTACTGTTTTATGCCAGCCGCCGTATTTATAAATTTGTATGAAACGGTCATTTCTTTGCCTATATTGACGCAGGTAATTGGCTTCGTTTTACTGTTTATTGCTTCGCAGATGATCCTTGGCTCCCTTGGTGCACGTCTGCTTAAACTTCCACGTTCAGAAGCCGCCGTGTTTAAAAACAGCATCGTTCTTATCAATTCTGGAAATTATGGCTTGCCGGTTGCCCAGCTATTGTTTGTAGCCAATCCAGTTGGTGTGGCGATTCAAGTCATCATGGTTATTTTGCAAAATATCACTACCTATACATATGGACTTTATAATTTAATTTCTACCACTAAATCAGGGATGGCGATTGTTAAAGAAGTACTCAAAATGCCAATTGTTCTGGCGCTTGTTTTAGGAGCCTTGATGAATTTTTTGCACTTGCCAATTCCGGCACCCATTCGTATCCCGCTAGACTATATTGCCGATGGTTTTGTGGCCGTAGCACTCATCACATTAGGTGCGCAATTATCGACAATTGAAGTAAAATCTTTGATCAATAAAACTGTTGTGCTGAGCAGTTTTTTCCGTCTACTAATGGGTCCAGTTGTTGCATTTGGACTCATCTTAGCATTAGGACTTGAGGGAGTGATTGCCCAATCTTTACTGATTGCCAGTGCCTTTCCGACTTCAAGAAACAGTGCGAGTTTAGCACTTGAATACGATGTGGATGCCAATACGGCTGCTCAAACTGTCTTGTTCTCAACCGTCGTCAGTGCATTGACAGTCACTGTCGTCATTTATGTTTCAACAATTTTGTTTCGTTAG
- a CDS encoding DMT family transporter, which produces MAEESTPKIIFPLFISIVAISFAAIFVKWSDAPATILSMYRMLLATLFLLPIVWIRRVEFQHVTTREWRLLAFSGMFLALHFALWFGSLKLTTVASSTIILALQPIVSLIGGFIVFRERTTRAALVTMGIAVIGAVMIGWGDFGLSSAAILGDILSFLSVIAVVGYLLIGQSAVKKVSHWIYSFSVFGFAAIALVLYNLVAGVSFTGYSGQEWGIFVLLAVVPTISHMINNWLLKYVNATTISMSILGEPVGATLLAVWLLGERLSGWQLVGGVLVLAGVFLFLLQQMKRKPKLAVQPSSE; this is translated from the coding sequence TTGGCTGAAGAATCAACACCTAAAATTATCTTTCCTCTTTTTATTTCTATTGTCGCCATTTCGTTTGCTGCCATCTTTGTAAAATGGTCAGATGCGCCGGCGACTATTCTTAGTATGTATCGCATGCTTTTAGCTACTTTATTTCTTTTGCCGATTGTCTGGATCCGTCGTGTAGAGTTTCAACATGTGACGACCCGTGAGTGGCGATTGCTAGCGTTTTCCGGCATGTTTTTGGCTCTTCACTTTGCCCTTTGGTTCGGCTCATTAAAGTTAACAACTGTTGCAAGCTCGACCATCATTCTTGCACTTCAACCAATTGTCTCCTTGATTGGTGGGTTCATCGTCTTTCGAGAACGAACGACGCGTGCCGCTTTAGTGACAATGGGTATTGCCGTGATTGGTGCCGTGATGATTGGGTGGGGCGACTTTGGACTGAGTAGTGCCGCTATTCTGGGAGATATTTTATCTTTCTTGAGTGTCATTGCTGTAGTCGGCTATTTGCTAATTGGTCAGAGTGCTGTCAAGAAGGTCTCTCATTGGATCTATAGCTTTTCGGTCTTCGGTTTTGCTGCCATTGCACTTGTTCTCTATAATTTGGTGGCAGGTGTCTCATTTACCGGTTATTCCGGACAAGAGTGGGGCATATTTGTCTTGCTTGCTGTAGTCCCGACCATCTCCCATATGATTAATAACTGGTTACTGAAATATGTAAACGCCACGACCATTTCGATGAGTATTCTAGGGGAGCCGGTTGGTGCTACATTGCTTGCTGTTTGGCTACTGGGAGAGCGTTTATCAGGCTGGCAACTGGTAGGCGGTGTTTTAGTGTTAGCAGGCGTATTTTTATTCTTGCTCCAGCAGATGAAACGAAAGCCGAAACTAGCAGTACAACCCTCTTCGGAATAG
- a CDS encoding YdhK family protein has protein sequence MKKWLISFTAVLFVLSGCSSNESHEGHSSEEMDHAGHGSSDGMLPEGLKDAENPKFPVDSDITIAHGHMDGMEGAVGKVVGAYDTTAYIVTYESVESGEVVEDHKWVIHEELVEADQEEFSAGDEVTLDADHLEGMKGATATIDEARETVVYMIDYTTTDGDEITNHKWVTEDELSLNE, from the coding sequence ATGAAAAAATGGCTAATAAGTTTTACCGCTGTCTTGTTTGTACTTTCAGGATGTTCTTCTAATGAATCACATGAGGGTCATTCTTCCGAAGAGATGGATCATGCAGGTCATGGAAGCAGTGACGGTATGTTGCCTGAAGGCTTAAAAGATGCAGAAAATCCTAAGTTTCCGGTTGACTCTGACATCACAATTGCCCACGGGCATATGGATGGGATGGAAGGTGCGGTAGGGAAAGTCGTGGGTGCATATGATACGACAGCTTATATCGTGACTTACGAATCTGTAGAATCAGGAGAAGTAGTGGAAGACCATAAATGGGTCATTCACGAAGAGCTTGTCGAAGCGGATCAAGAAGAGTTCTCTGCTGGAGATGAGGTCACTTTAGACGCTGACCATTTAGAAGGAATGAAAGGTGCGACAGCTACTATTGATGAAGCACGAGAAACAGTCGTTTACATGATAGACTATACGACAACAGATGGCGACGAGATTACCAATCACAAGTGGGTTACGGAAGACGAATTAAGTTTGAATGAATAG
- a CDS encoding LacI family DNA-binding transcriptional regulator, translating to MKWLIDYDGGNLMGEKTMVSSKDVAKYAGVSQTTVSRVLNTPESVKEKTRQKVLSAIEALNYHPNAIARSLVSNSTKSIALVSGPLHNPFFADSVTAIVQFARQRGYQVAVHFEDFGSNVRVFEGLAQSKVDGMILSSIYRDDPVHAKLSRFGVPFVYFNRKPHEESHYIEIDNEQGGRLGGEHLLALGHRNIAWIGGPLTMSTFAGRFKGFQQVMKENGYVLNEQWVFETDTSVEAIRETITGLFKKPDKPSALFAATDSIAIYALDVLQELGYRIPEDISVMGIDNVTWSRHASFNLTTVSTRATKNIGELGIEALFQLMEKPQTTWIQKTLPVQLIERGTTAAFKKDD from the coding sequence ATGAAATGGCTAATAGATTATGATGGCGGTAATTTGATGGGGGAGAAAACTATGGTTTCTTCAAAAGATGTCGCAAAGTATGCAGGTGTATCGCAAACCACCGTCTCGCGTGTTCTTAATACACCTGAATCGGTGAAGGAAAAAACGCGACAAAAAGTTTTAAGTGCCATTGAAGCACTCAATTATCATCCCAATGCAATTGCAAGATCCCTTGTCAGCAATTCTACAAAATCAATCGCATTGGTTTCTGGACCTTTGCACAACCCATTTTTTGCGGATTCCGTCACAGCTATTGTTCAATTTGCTCGACAACGTGGGTATCAAGTGGCAGTTCATTTTGAAGACTTCGGCAGCAATGTGCGAGTCTTTGAGGGCTTAGCGCAGTCCAAAGTGGATGGCATGATCTTGTCATCCATTTATAGAGATGACCCAGTCCATGCAAAACTTTCTCGATTCGGCGTCCCCTTTGTGTATTTTAACCGAAAGCCGCATGAAGAGAGTCATTATATAGAGATCGACAATGAGCAAGGTGGTCGACTCGGGGGCGAGCATTTGCTAGCACTGGGGCACAGAAACATTGCCTGGATAGGTGGGCCGCTTACCATGAGTACATTTGCCGGTCGCTTCAAAGGTTTTCAACAAGTCATGAAGGAAAATGGTTACGTACTCAATGAACAATGGGTATTTGAAACCGATACGAGCGTTGAAGCAATTCGTGAAACTATAACTGGCTTATTTAAAAAACCGGACAAACCTAGTGCCTTATTCGCTGCAACCGATTCCATTGCGATCTATGCACTAGACGTTTTGCAAGAGCTTGGCTACCGCATACCCGAAGACATCAGTGTGATGGGAATCGATAATGTGACTTGGAGTCGACATGCTTCATTTAATCTAACAACAGTCTCTACAAGAGCTACAAAAAATATAGGGGAGCTTGGCATTGAGGCGTTATTTCAATTGATGGAAAAGCCGCAAACAACATGGATTCAAAAAACACTCCCTGTACAATTGATTGAGCGCGGGACAACAGCAGCTTTTAAAAAGGACGATTAG
- a CDS encoding N-acyl homoserine lactonase family protein: MAHIIQPQKKLYVMDNGRMRMDKNWMIAMHNPATITNPTAPTEFVEFPVYTVLIDHPEGKILFDTACNPNSMGPEGRWGQATQQMFPIDMPEACYLHNRLGELGVHPKDIKYVVASHLHLDHAGCLELFTNAQIIVHEDEFNGTLQTYARNQKEGAYVWGDIDAWIKNNLQWNTIKRSEDRLQLLPGVEVLNFGSGHAWGMLGLRIDMPETGGIILASDAIYTAESFGPPVKPPGILYDSVGYTATVERIRKLAKETNSQVWFGHDANQFANFRKSTEGYYE, encoded by the coding sequence ATGGCACATATTATTCAACCGCAAAAAAAGTTATATGTAATGGACAACGGCCGGATGCGCATGGACAAGAACTGGATGATTGCGATGCACAACCCGGCAACGATTACGAATCCCACTGCACCGACTGAATTTGTTGAATTCCCTGTCTACACCGTACTGATTGATCACCCCGAAGGAAAAATTTTATTTGATACCGCTTGTAACCCAAACTCGATGGGACCCGAAGGACGCTGGGGCCAAGCGACGCAACAAATGTTTCCAATTGATATGCCCGAGGCCTGCTATTTACACAATCGTTTAGGAGAACTTGGTGTGCATCCAAAAGATATTAAATACGTAGTTGCTTCCCATTTACATCTAGACCATGCTGGCTGTCTGGAACTATTCACAAACGCGCAAATAATTGTCCATGAAGATGAATTTAACGGCACACTTCAAACCTATGCCCGCAATCAAAAGGAAGGCGCTTATGTATGGGGTGATATCGATGCTTGGATCAAAAACAATCTTCAGTGGAACACCATTAAACGCTCAGAAGATCGATTGCAGTTACTTCCGGGAGTGGAGGTCTTAAACTTCGGAAGTGGTCATGCTTGGGGAATGTTAGGTCTACGTATTGATATGCCAGAAACGGGAGGAATCATCTTAGCATCTGATGCCATTTACACCGCAGAGAGCTTTGGTCCACCTGTTAAACCACCAGGAATCCTTTATGATTCTGTCGGCTATACCGCGACGGTAGAACGGATTCGAAAGCTCGCGAAAGAGACCAATTCACAAGTCTGGTTTGGGCACGATGCAAACCAGTTTGCCAACTTTAGAAAATCCACAGAGGGTTATTACGAGTAA
- a CDS encoding iron-containing alcohol dehydrogenase: MKYSQLVFAPLSFTGWGALDELVPQVEKFDPKRILVITDPMLEKLGLTARATEPLREKGWEVEVSTDVEPEPPLALGERLVKFTREGNFDLVIGFGGGSALDLAKLAAVLAKNEGNVADYLNLTATRSITEKGLPKILIPTTAGTGSEVTNISVLSLDSSKDVIAHEALIADVAIVDPALTVTVPPRVTAATGVDALTHAIEAYVSVNASPTSDALALHAIRLMSRAIRTAVHDGENKEARTAMSHGSYIAGLAFFNAGVAGVHALAYPLGGQFHIPHGESNAVLLPYVMNYIRKSTERRMRDIFEALGGNAALMSDEEASYACVDELVRLVKDVGIPHTLQEFDIPESAIESLTKDGVKQKRILARSPLPLHEEDIRNVYRAAYSGKLTERT, encoded by the coding sequence ATGAAGTATTCGCAATTAGTATTTGCACCACTTAGCTTCACAGGATGGGGTGCACTTGATGAACTCGTTCCACAAGTTGAGAAGTTCGATCCTAAACGAATCTTGGTCATAACAGATCCCATGTTGGAGAAACTCGGTCTTACAGCGCGCGCAACAGAGCCACTTCGAGAAAAAGGGTGGGAAGTAGAGGTTTCGACAGATGTTGAGCCTGAGCCACCACTTGCGCTAGGCGAACGACTAGTTAAGTTCACCCGGGAAGGCAACTTTGACTTAGTCATTGGATTTGGAGGCGGCAGTGCACTTGATTTAGCAAAACTTGCTGCTGTTCTTGCGAAAAATGAGGGAAATGTTGCCGACTACTTAAATTTGACAGCGACTCGTTCAATTACTGAGAAAGGCCTGCCTAAAATTTTGATTCCAACAACAGCTGGAACCGGTTCAGAGGTCACGAACATTTCTGTGTTGTCTCTTGATTCTTCCAAAGACGTGATTGCTCATGAAGCCTTGATTGCTGACGTTGCAATTGTTGATCCAGCACTGACAGTCACAGTTCCACCGCGTGTCACAGCAGCCACTGGTGTCGATGCGCTAACACACGCTATTGAAGCGTATGTATCTGTCAATGCTTCTCCCACGTCAGATGCACTAGCTCTTCACGCTATTCGTTTAATGAGTCGTGCGATTCGTACAGCAGTACATGACGGGGAGAACAAAGAGGCACGTACGGCGATGAGCCACGGCAGTTACATCGCGGGTCTAGCATTCTTTAATGCAGGAGTAGCCGGAGTTCATGCATTAGCTTATCCGCTTGGTGGACAGTTTCATATTCCACATGGAGAATCAAATGCTGTCTTGCTTCCCTACGTTATGAATTACATCCGAAAATCCACAGAGCGTCGAATGCGGGATATTTTCGAAGCATTAGGTGGCAATGCCGCACTTATGAGTGACGAAGAAGCATCCTATGCCTGTGTGGATGAGCTCGTTCGCCTTGTAAAAGATGTAGGAATTCCGCACACTTTGCAGGAGTTTGATATTCCGGAGTCTGCCATAGAATCCCTTACGAAAGATGGCGTAAAACAGAAGCGAATTCTCGCCAGAAGTCCACTTCCACTTCATGAGGAGGATATCCGTAACGTTTACCGGGCTGCCTACAGTGGTAAACTTACAGAACGAACATAA